From the genome of Nakamurella flavida, one region includes:
- a CDS encoding DUF4344 domain-containing metallopeptidase produces MPVVLVAAAVVTAAVMLVAGRSFVEGQAPPAGEVVLAFDEPTDPAEQGPADLVRRAEVFPALTTEMTEQLSLPHDVRVRFSAGGGGAAYDAARHELVVPYAFVAQVRAALSSQRPTATVAELDIATVQATSGVMLHEIGHVLVEAYRLPVLGGEEVVADTFAAAAVRLVGDRVQGLDQDVLAYADFLQGYGDRTTTVDLFDDHLPAQLRAARLRCLVYGNDPGGHADLAADLPAADRPFCVADFTEAHDSWVAVLQQYRQV; encoded by the coding sequence ATGCCCGTCGTGCTGGTGGCGGCCGCTGTCGTGACAGCCGCCGTCATGCTCGTCGCCGGTCGATCCTTCGTGGAGGGGCAGGCGCCCCCGGCCGGTGAGGTCGTCCTCGCCTTCGATGAGCCCACCGACCCTGCCGAGCAGGGGCCCGCGGACCTGGTGCGCCGGGCTGAGGTGTTTCCTGCCCTGACGACGGAGATGACCGAGCAGCTCTCGCTTCCCCACGATGTCCGGGTCCGGTTCTCCGCGGGCGGCGGTGGGGCCGCCTATGACGCTGCCCGCCACGAACTCGTGGTGCCCTACGCCTTTGTCGCGCAGGTCCGGGCCGCCCTGTCGTCCCAGCGGCCGACCGCCACTGTGGCCGAGCTGGACATCGCCACCGTGCAGGCGACGTCCGGGGTGATGCTCCACGAGATCGGTCACGTGCTGGTCGAGGCCTACCGCCTGCCGGTACTCGGCGGGGAGGAGGTCGTCGCCGACACGTTCGCCGCCGCCGCTGTGCGCTTGGTCGGTGACCGGGTGCAGGGCCTGGACCAGGACGTACTGGCCTACGCGGACTTCCTCCAGGGCTATGGCGATCGCACCACCACGGTGGATCTGTTCGACGACCATCTGCCGGCTCAGCTGCGGGCCGCACGCCTGCGGTGTCTGGTCTACGGCAACGACCCGGGCGGGCACGCAGACCTCGCCGCGGACCTCCCGGCCGCTGATCGACCCTTCTGCGTCGCGGATTTCACCGAGGCCCACGACTCCTGGGTCGCCGTCCTGCAGCAGTACCGCCAGGTCTGA
- a CDS encoding SIMPL domain-containing protein, translating into MSATQTRVVLAGLAGLTTVLVTACSSGAGNDQAVDTGGASPLSPTQQAVEAVAAATTSAVPDAPSGGLRLITTLGTGQATGVPDIVTVTLGVQTAAATAQAALDDNNQRSAGLLTALKAQGVADADIQTNQVSVQPSYDQAGGITGYQVSNMVTATIRPLASAGAVLDAVTQATGDAIRIQWIALSIDDDTPVRAQARADAVVKAKAQAEQLAAAAGVTLGPVFSVVETPLNGGGAYQSYAASSAAAGSPVPIEAGTQDVSVQVQVAFEMR; encoded by the coding sequence ATGAGCGCCACCCAGACCAGAGTCGTGTTGGCCGGGCTGGCCGGACTCACCACCGTGCTCGTGACGGCGTGTTCTTCCGGCGCCGGGAACGACCAGGCCGTCGATACCGGCGGCGCCTCTCCACTGTCTCCGACCCAGCAGGCCGTCGAGGCCGTGGCCGCTGCTACGACGAGCGCCGTGCCCGATGCGCCGTCCGGTGGTCTGCGATTGATCACCACGCTCGGCACCGGACAAGCCACCGGCGTACCGGACATCGTCACAGTGACGCTTGGCGTGCAGACCGCCGCCGCGACTGCGCAGGCAGCGTTGGACGACAACAACCAGCGGTCCGCCGGTCTCCTCACCGCCTTGAAGGCCCAGGGCGTCGCCGACGCCGACATCCAGACCAACCAGGTGTCGGTCCAACCGAGCTACGACCAGGCCGGCGGCATCACCGGTTACCAGGTCAGCAACATGGTCACGGCCACGATCCGCCCGCTGGCCTCGGCCGGTGCTGTACTCGATGCGGTCACCCAGGCGACCGGCGACGCCATCCGCATCCAGTGGATCGCCCTGTCGATCGACGACGACACCCCCGTCAGGGCGCAGGCCCGAGCCGACGCGGTCGTCAAGGCGAAGGCTCAGGCCGAGCAGTTGGCCGCGGCCGCCGGGGTGACTCTCGGACCGGTGTTCTCAGTGGTCGAGACCCCCCTGAACGGCGGCGGGGCGTACCAGAGCTACGCCGCGTCCTCTGCAGCCGCCGGATCGCCCGTCCCGATCGAGGCCGGCACCCAGGACGTGTCCGTCCAGGTCCAGGTCGCCTTCGAGATGCGATGA
- a CDS encoding formimidoylglutamate deiminase, with protein MNDPDPVTRTVSRWFARDAVLPTGPARDVSFTAAAGVLTDVAVGSEPHPDATRLPGVVLPGLANCHSHAFHRALRGRTHGDGGTFWTWREGMYEVAGRLDPDRYLALAQATYAEMALAGITAVGEFHYLHHQPDGRPFDDPNAMGAALVQAADDAGIRLTLLDTCYLAGGLTSQGHQELGDRQLRFGDGTADRWAERVALLRDTDAVRIGAAVHSVRAVPRGALRVVADAAAGRPLHVHLSEQPAENEACQGFYGLSPTALLDAEGVLGPRTSAVHATHLTGGDIATLGRTGTTSCFCPTTERDLADGIGPARALQRAGSPLSLGSDQHAVIDLLEEARALEMHERLDSRERGRFSPVELLTAATRYDSLGWPSAGRLEVGAAADLVAVQTDSPRTAGSLPGQILLCATACDVDTVVVAGRTVVSDGAHVLGDVGRLLAEAIAPLWASD; from the coding sequence GTGAACGATCCCGATCCGGTGACGCGCACGGTCTCCCGATGGTTCGCTCGGGACGCAGTGCTCCCGACCGGCCCGGCCCGGGACGTGTCGTTCACCGCCGCGGCCGGCGTGCTGACGGACGTCGCCGTCGGGTCGGAGCCCCATCCCGACGCCACCCGCCTGCCCGGCGTCGTGCTGCCCGGTCTGGCCAACTGCCACAGCCACGCCTTCCACCGCGCGCTGCGCGGGCGCACCCACGGCGACGGCGGGACGTTCTGGACGTGGCGCGAAGGCATGTACGAGGTGGCCGGCCGCCTGGATCCCGACCGGTACCTGGCCCTGGCCCAGGCGACCTACGCCGAGATGGCCCTGGCCGGGATCACCGCCGTCGGCGAGTTCCACTACCTGCACCACCAGCCCGACGGCCGGCCCTTTGACGACCCGAACGCCATGGGTGCAGCACTCGTCCAGGCCGCCGACGACGCCGGGATCCGCCTGACCCTGCTCGACACCTGTTACCTGGCCGGGGGTCTCACATCTCAGGGGCACCAGGAGCTCGGTGACCGGCAGCTCCGGTTCGGCGACGGCACCGCGGACCGGTGGGCCGAACGCGTCGCCCTGCTGCGCGACACGGACGCCGTGCGCATCGGCGCCGCGGTGCACTCCGTACGGGCGGTTCCCCGGGGCGCGCTCCGGGTGGTCGCGGACGCCGCGGCCGGCCGGCCGCTGCACGTGCACCTGTCCGAGCAACCAGCGGAGAACGAGGCCTGCCAGGGCTTCTACGGCCTGTCCCCCACGGCCCTGCTCGATGCCGAAGGCGTGCTGGGCCCGCGGACCAGCGCCGTCCACGCGACCCATCTGACGGGAGGAGACATCGCCACCCTGGGCCGCACCGGCACCACCTCCTGCTTCTGCCCGACCACCGAACGGGATCTCGCCGACGGGATCGGCCCGGCCCGGGCCCTTCAGCGGGCCGGGTCGCCGCTGTCCCTCGGGTCCGATCAGCACGCCGTCATCGATCTCCTCGAGGAGGCGCGGGCGCTGGAGATGCACGAACGGCTGGACAGCCGGGAACGGGGCCGCTTCTCCCCCGTCGAGTTGCTGACCGCGGCGACCCGGTACGACTCCCTGGGGTGGCCGTCGGCCGGCCGCCTGGAGGTCGGGGCGGCCGCCGACCTCGTCGCCGTCCAAACCGACTCCCCGCGGACGGCCGGATCGCTCCCGGGGCAGATCCTGCTGTGCGCCACCGCATGCGACGTCGACACCGTCGTGGTCGCGGGTCGGACCGTGGTCAGCGACGGCGCCCACGTGCTCGGTGACGTCGGGCGCCTGCTCGCCGAGGCCATCGCGCCGCTGTGGGCGAGCGACTGA
- a CDS encoding thioesterase family protein, with translation MSEAEQERSTPASAVPEHTAQGQTTTWDRSWRSFTSIQGGLIVGHAVAAALADLTSTAGRRPVVRTSTTHFLQAVAPDLAVTARVEPDRLGSTSSVRSGTWQAGTLRAVTQVLAIGSAPGSSTTHAGDLPAGFVGPEGGEALVQPADFVPFTTHLEFRALGTGRPLAGGAEPRLTAWVRLREPAHLPDATTQLGVLVDCLPPSLYAVLSAPVIVPTVELTLHVIGTPPPLGAWVRVDQWTAWQDGGVCVDEADLHDEQGSLVARVRQTRRLPR, from the coding sequence ATGAGCGAGGCGGAGCAGGAACGCAGCACACCGGCGAGCGCCGTGCCGGAACACACCGCGCAGGGACAGACCACGACCTGGGACCGGTCCTGGCGGTCGTTCACCTCCATCCAGGGCGGACTCATCGTCGGCCACGCGGTGGCCGCCGCCCTGGCCGACCTGACCTCGACGGCCGGTCGGCGGCCGGTGGTGCGGACGAGCACGACGCACTTCCTGCAGGCCGTGGCCCCCGATCTCGCGGTGACGGCGCGGGTCGAACCGGACCGGCTCGGGTCGACGTCGAGCGTGCGCAGCGGGACGTGGCAGGCCGGCACGCTGCGAGCGGTCACCCAGGTGCTGGCGATCGGTTCGGCCCCGGGTTCCTCCACCACGCACGCCGGGGATCTGCCCGCCGGGTTCGTCGGTCCGGAGGGCGGCGAGGCCCTGGTGCAGCCCGCGGACTTCGTCCCGTTCACCACGCACCTGGAGTTCCGGGCGCTGGGCACCGGGCGGCCCCTGGCCGGCGGCGCGGAGCCCCGGTTGACCGCCTGGGTGCGGCTGCGGGAGCCCGCCCACCTGCCGGACGCGACGACCCAGCTCGGGGTGCTGGTGGACTGTCTGCCGCCGAGCCTCTACGCCGTGCTGTCGGCGCCCGTCATCGTGCCGACGGTCGAACTGACCCTGCATGTCATCGGCACCCCGCCCCCGCTGGGTGCCTGGGTGCGGGTGGACCAGTGGACGGCCTGGCAGGACGGCGGGGTGTGCGTGGACGAGGCCGATCTGCACGACGAGCAGGGCAGCCTCGTCGCCCGGGTCCGGCAGACCCGTCGGCTGCCGCGCTGA
- a CDS encoding LLM class flavin-dependent oxidoreductase codes for MTPLHLAIALDGAGWHPAAWREPTARPAELFTAGYWVDLVRSAEAGLLDFVTVEDSFDLPPLSLDPQHVQGRLDAVLTACRVAPLTERIGLVPTQVATHTEPFHAAKAIATLDFVSRGRAGTRIQVSHRATEFANVGRRTPPDVRDADQLGVLFDEAADHVEVSRRLWDSWEDDAEIRDAATGRFIDRSKVHYIDFAGDFFSVKGPSIVPRPPQGQPVVTALAHVEHAYRLAARSADIVFVTPRDADDAAHIVGLVREAEAEAGREQGEVRVFADLVVFLDRPGESGAARRARLDAADGTEGTEYASDAAILTGSAALVADVLASWQHAGISGYRLRPAALPDDLDAITADLVPELQSRGLFRREYAETTLRERLGLDRPPSRYASAAAATAATGSTAVTTGGVA; via the coding sequence ATGACCCCCCTGCATCTCGCCATCGCCCTCGACGGCGCCGGCTGGCACCCCGCCGCCTGGCGCGAACCCACCGCCCGGCCGGCCGAGCTGTTCACCGCCGGCTACTGGGTCGACCTGGTCCGCTCCGCCGAGGCCGGCCTGCTCGACTTCGTCACGGTGGAGGACTCGTTCGACCTGCCTCCGCTGTCCCTTGACCCGCAGCACGTCCAGGGGCGACTGGACGCGGTGCTCACCGCCTGCCGCGTCGCCCCGCTCACCGAGCGGATCGGCCTGGTCCCCACCCAGGTCGCGACGCACACCGAGCCGTTCCACGCGGCCAAGGCGATCGCCACCCTGGACTTCGTGTCCCGGGGCCGGGCCGGCACCCGCATCCAGGTGTCCCACCGGGCCACCGAGTTCGCCAACGTCGGCCGGCGCACCCCACCCGACGTCAGGGACGCCGACCAGCTGGGCGTCCTGTTCGACGAGGCCGCCGACCACGTGGAGGTCTCCCGCCGGCTCTGGGACAGCTGGGAGGACGACGCCGAGATCCGCGACGCGGCCACCGGTCGGTTCATCGACCGGTCCAAGGTGCACTACATCGACTTCGCCGGGGACTTCTTCTCGGTGAAGGGCCCGTCGATCGTGCCCCGCCCCCCGCAGGGCCAGCCGGTCGTCACCGCCCTCGCCCACGTGGAGCACGCCTACCGGCTGGCCGCACGCAGCGCCGACATCGTGTTCGTGACGCCCCGCGACGCGGACGACGCCGCGCACATCGTGGGTCTGGTGCGCGAGGCGGAGGCCGAAGCCGGCCGTGAGCAGGGGGAGGTGCGGGTCTTCGCCGACCTGGTCGTGTTCCTCGACCGGCCCGGCGAGTCCGGCGCGGCCCGGCGGGCCCGCCTGGACGCCGCGGACGGGACGGAGGGGACCGAGTACGCCTCCGACGCCGCCATCCTCACCGGGTCGGCGGCGCTCGTCGCCGATGTGCTCGCGTCCTGGCAGCACGCCGGGATCTCCGGGTACCGACTGCGCCCGGCCGCCCTGCCCGACGATCTGGACGCCATCACCGCCGACCTCGTTCCCGAGCTGCAGTCCCGCGGGCTGTTCCGGCGGGAGTACGCCGAGACCACCCTGCGCGAACGGCTCGGCCTGGACCGCCCGCCCAGCCGCTACGCGTCCGCCGCCGCGGCCACCGCGGCCACCGGCAGCACCGCCGTCACCACCGGAGGAGTGGCATGA
- a CDS encoding NtaA/DmoA family FMN-dependent monooxygenase (This protein belongs to a clade of FMN-dependent monooxygenases, within a broader family of flavin-dependent oxidoreductases, the luciferase-like monooxygenase (LMM) family, some of whose members use coenzyme F420 rather than FMN.) → MSRPRKQIHLAAHFPGVNNTTVWSDPRSGSHIDFDSFRRFAQVAERAKFDFLFLAEGLRLREQNGRIYDLDVVGRPDTFAVLAALAGVTDRLGLAGTINSTFNEPFEVARQFATLDHLSAGRAAWNVVTSWDAFTGENFRRGGFLPQDQRYERAESFLDAAGVLFDSWAGVEVTADKAATFLGGVPGDGPGRYAVHDNHFDISGQFTVPQSPQGRPVIFQAGDSEQGREFAAASADAIFTRHGTLEAGQAFYADIKGRLGRFGRTHDQLLVLPAATFALGDTQEQAEENAADIRRRQVSGQTAIKLAEQLWNLDLSDHDPDGPVPTVDPVVGENTIARGRASVRQHTDPRETAQKWRDLAAEKGLSLRGVVIEMSARQTFVGTPERVADLIDEYVQAHASDGFILVPHITPDGLADFADSVVPILQERGVFRTEYTGTTLREHLGLALPANTKKAVAS, encoded by the coding sequence ATGAGCCGCCCACGCAAGCAGATCCATCTCGCCGCGCACTTCCCCGGCGTCAACAACACCACCGTGTGGAGCGACCCCCGCTCGGGCAGCCACATCGACTTCGACTCCTTCCGCCGGTTCGCCCAGGTCGCCGAGCGGGCGAAGTTCGACTTCCTGTTCCTGGCCGAGGGTCTACGGCTGCGGGAGCAGAACGGGCGCATCTACGACCTGGACGTCGTCGGCCGCCCGGACACCTTCGCGGTCCTGGCCGCGCTGGCCGGGGTGACCGATCGACTCGGGCTGGCCGGCACCATCAACTCCACGTTCAACGAGCCGTTCGAGGTGGCGCGGCAGTTCGCCACCCTGGACCACCTGTCCGCCGGCCGGGCCGCCTGGAACGTCGTCACCTCCTGGGACGCCTTCACCGGGGAGAACTTCCGCCGCGGCGGCTTCCTGCCGCAGGACCAGCGCTACGAACGGGCGGAGAGCTTCCTGGACGCGGCCGGCGTGCTGTTCGACTCCTGGGCCGGGGTCGAGGTGACCGCGGACAAGGCGGCCACCTTCCTGGGCGGTGTGCCCGGCGACGGCCCCGGCCGATACGCGGTGCACGACAACCACTTCGACATCTCGGGGCAGTTCACCGTGCCGCAGAGCCCACAGGGCCGGCCGGTGATCTTCCAGGCCGGTGACTCCGAGCAGGGCCGGGAGTTCGCCGCCGCGTCCGCCGACGCGATCTTCACCCGGCACGGCACCCTGGAGGCCGGACAGGCGTTCTACGCCGACATCAAGGGCCGGCTCGGCCGGTTCGGCCGGACCCACGACCAGCTCCTCGTGCTGCCGGCGGCCACCTTCGCCCTCGGCGACACCCAGGAGCAGGCGGAGGAGAACGCCGCCGACATCCGCCGCCGACAGGTGTCCGGGCAGACGGCGATCAAGCTCGCCGAGCAGCTGTGGAACCTGGACCTGTCCGACCACGACCCGGACGGACCGGTACCCACCGTCGACCCGGTCGTCGGCGAGAACACCATCGCCCGCGGGCGGGCCAGCGTGCGCCAGCACACCGATCCGCGGGAAACCGCGCAGAAGTGGCGGGACCTGGCCGCGGAGAAGGGACTGTCGCTGCGCGGGGTCGTCATCGAGATGAGTGCCCGGCAGACCTTCGTCGGCACCCCGGAGCGGGTCGCCGACCTGATCGACGAGTACGTGCAGGCCCACGCCAGCGACGGCTTCATCCTCGTCCCGCACATCACCCCCGACGGGTTGGCCGACTTCGCCGACTCCGTCGTCCCGATCCTGCAAGAGCGCGGGGTGTTCCGCACCGAGTACACCGGGACGACCCTGCGGGAGCACCTCGGGCTCGCCCTCCCCGCGAACACGAAGAAGGCTGTGGCGTCATGA
- a CDS encoding DUF4395 domain-containing protein, with product MSLLTFPNPVNEKAARSVAGLVVLLCALTLVTRSPWLLAVLAAGFLARVASGPRFSVFGQLATRVLAPRFGALRLVPGPPKRFAQAIGATLSVAALISYMAGAHGAAWVLVGLITVAAFLEAAFAICLGCLIFGRLQALGVIPASVCEACNDIRLRHPARGTGRVGGAV from the coding sequence ATGAGTCTGTTGACCTTCCCCAACCCGGTGAACGAGAAGGCCGCCCGGTCGGTGGCCGGCCTGGTCGTGCTGCTGTGCGCCCTGACACTGGTGACGCGCAGCCCATGGCTGCTCGCCGTGCTGGCCGCCGGGTTCCTCGCCCGGGTGGCCTCCGGGCCCCGGTTCTCGGTGTTCGGACAGCTCGCCACCCGGGTGCTGGCCCCCCGGTTCGGCGCGCTGCGTCTGGTGCCTGGGCCGCCGAAGCGGTTCGCCCAGGCCATCGGGGCCACACTGTCGGTCGCCGCGCTGATCAGCTACATGGCCGGGGCGCACGGCGCGGCATGGGTGCTCGTCGGCCTGATCACCGTCGCCGCCTTCCTGGAGGCCGCGTTCGCGATCTGCCTGGGCTGTCTGATCTTCGGACGGCTGCAGGCGCTCGGCGTCATCCCGGCCTCGGTGTGCGAGGCGTGCAACGACATCCGGCTGCGGCACCCCGCGCGCGGGACCGGCCGTGTCGGGGGCGCCGTCTAG
- a CDS encoding class I SAM-dependent DNA methyltransferase, producing MTDRVGHRPTDRWGLVRAAYDTVAGSYADLVRIDEAEADLDLAMLAGFVARTAGRGPVLDAGCGPGRVTRHLADRGVRAFGVDLSPEMVRIARGLHPDLAFAAASIDALPVASGSAAGVLAWYSVIHTPPVDLPVVVGELLRVLAPGGWLLVAGQSGTGSRHIARGYGHDLDLTAYLHTADELARVIAAHGGTVRVRMTRGAERTERHEQAFVLAQRD from the coding sequence ATGACCGACCGCGTGGGCCACCGCCCGACCGACCGGTGGGGGCTCGTGCGGGCGGCCTACGACACGGTCGCCGGGAGCTACGCCGACCTGGTCAGGATCGACGAGGCCGAGGCCGATCTCGACCTGGCAATGCTGGCCGGGTTCGTGGCCCGGACGGCCGGTCGTGGCCCCGTGCTGGACGCCGGGTGCGGACCGGGCCGGGTCACCCGCCACCTGGCCGACCGCGGGGTGCGGGCCTTCGGTGTCGATCTCTCCCCCGAGATGGTCCGCATCGCCCGCGGTCTGCATCCGGACCTTGCGTTCGCGGCGGCGAGTATCGACGCCCTGCCGGTGGCCTCCGGCTCGGCGGCCGGGGTACTGGCCTGGTACTCGGTGATCCACACCCCACCCGTCGACCTGCCCGTGGTCGTCGGCGAACTGCTGCGGGTGCTGGCGCCCGGCGGTTGGCTGCTGGTGGCCGGGCAGAGCGGGACGGGGAGCCGGCACATCGCTCGCGGCTACGGGCACGACCTGGACCTGACCGCGTATCTGCACACCGCCGATGAGCTCGCCCGGGTCATCGCCGCACACGGCGGGACCGTCCGCGTCCGGATGACGCGGGGTGCGGAACGGACCGAGCGGCACGAGCAGGCCTTCGTCCTGGCCCAGCGGGACTGA
- a CDS encoding SMP-30/gluconolactonase/LRE family protein: MQVEQITDPVAYHGEGPAWSPTWGGLRWVDMLAGDILTLGDDGTVHRRQVGTVAAVIRPRTAGGAIIAVERGFALEDDEGHLTALPEVFGDPTIRMNEGGCDPDGRFYCGTMAYDQRPGAAQLYRLDPDGSIRTVLTDLTISNGLEWSPDGSLAYFDDTPTGRVALFDYETAAGLTNRRTFVEIDPDDGHPDGLTVDSEGGVWVALFGGGAVRRYLPDGTLDAVLEVPARQVTACTFGGPDLDQLFITTSRENLEPDDDPLAGSLFRASVGVRGLPLRPFAG; encoded by the coding sequence GTGCAGGTCGAACAGATCACCGACCCCGTCGCCTACCACGGAGAGGGCCCGGCCTGGTCGCCCACCTGGGGCGGGCTGCGCTGGGTGGACATGCTCGCCGGCGACATCCTGACCCTCGGCGACGACGGCACCGTGCACCGTCGGCAGGTCGGCACCGTCGCCGCGGTCATCCGGCCCCGCACGGCCGGCGGCGCCATCATCGCCGTCGAACGCGGGTTCGCCCTGGAGGACGACGAGGGCCACCTGACCGCGCTGCCCGAGGTCTTCGGCGACCCGACCATCCGGATGAACGAGGGCGGCTGCGACCCCGACGGCCGCTTCTACTGCGGGACGATGGCCTACGACCAGCGGCCGGGCGCGGCGCAGCTCTACCGCCTCGACCCGGACGGCTCGATCCGCACCGTGCTGACCGACCTGACCATCTCCAACGGTCTGGAGTGGAGCCCGGACGGTTCGCTCGCCTACTTCGACGACACCCCCACCGGCCGGGTCGCGCTGTTCGACTACGAGACCGCCGCCGGGCTGACGAACCGGCGCACCTTCGTCGAGATCGACCCCGACGACGGTCACCCGGACGGCCTCACCGTCGACTCCGAGGGCGGGGTGTGGGTCGCGCTGTTCGGGGGCGGCGCCGTCCGTCGCTACCTCCCGGACGGCACCCTGGACGCGGTCCTGGAGGTGCCGGCCCGGCAGGTCACCGCCTGCACGTTCGGCGGGCCGGACCTGGACCAGCTGTTCATCACCACCTCCCGGGAGAACCTCGAGCCCGACGACGATCCGCTCGCCGGGTCGCTGTTCCGCGCCTCGGTCGGGGTCCGCGGTCTGCCGCTCCGACCGTTCGCCGGCTGA